One Nitrospira sp. SG-bin1 genomic window, GAGCAGAAGCATCGCGGCAATCTTCGGTGCATCGTTGGTGCCGCGAGCCAGAGATGTGAGTCCGCTCGACAGCCAGTGGATGGAATCCAGACCGAGTCTTGGGCCGGACAAGCCTGCGCGGTCACATTGCGATGGCACCGACGCCACGGGCACGCCGATACCTCCGGCTTGAAACAACGTACGGGTGTAACCATTTCCGTCGATCGTGACGAGTGCCCGATGGCTCGGCATGACGCACACACAAAGGCCTTCCCATCGGTTCGCGATCCTTCGTAGAAGCGGATGAACGGAGCACGACACAGCGAACGACAGGAAGGGGCTGAGTAACAGGGGAAGCGCGATCTTTTTCGAGACCGTGTCCCAGATCAAGCCCTCGGTTCCAAACGCCATCAATCCGGCTCCCATGAGCGAGCCAGTCAACGCATGGGTGGTGGAGACCGGAAGACCGGTTCTCGACGCGAAAAGCACCCACAGGACGGTGCCGCTCAGGATGGAAGGGGCCAGGGCGGATGGGATGGCCAGGCCTGGCTCGATAAAGCCGCTGCTGAAGGTCTTGACCATCGCGCTAGCCACGAACGCGGCGGCGGCCGCTCCGACCATGGTCCAAAAGGTTCCCCACGCGATAGCCGCTCGATAGCTGGTTACCCCGCTGCCGACCAGTGTGGCGATCGCTTTCGACACGTCGTTCGTTCCGTTGGCAAAGGCCAGGACGAGGACCAGCGACAACGTGAGAAGGGGGATTTCCATGGCGAGAGGTTAAGTGACCACTCCGCTGCACGAGGAACCCGAGCCTGCCGTACAACCGAAGCAATGGTTGCGCGTGACGATCTGTCGATGATGAAGCTGTACCGGATCGAAATCCCGGATGTGGGACGGAGCTCCATGGTCCACCGGGAGTTCCAACATTTGATTGAAGTCGCAATCGTAGAGCCGCCCATCCCATCCGACCGAAAGTGTGTGACGGCACATCACGCCGGCGACAGCGGCAGGGTTGAACGCATTGGAGAGTCGCGTCATGTACTGGTCGTAGTTCCCGCTTTCAACGAGAAACTCAAGGAAGCGGCTGATCGGCATGTTGGTGATCGTGTAGAGCCGGTTGAACTCAATGCCGTACCTATTGCGTAGTTCCTTCTTGAATTGGGCTTCAATGGCTTCTTGCTTCGGAGGCAGGAACGCGCCGACGGGATTGTAAACCAAGTTCAGCGCGAGCCCGGTCTTCGAACGGCCATAACCGAATCGATTCAGCAGGCGGAGCGCCTCCAGGGATTTCTCAAAGACTCCCTCGCCCCGCTGCGCGTCGGTCTGGCTGGCACGATACGACGGGAGTGAAGCGATAATTTCAACTCGATGGTGGGCCAAAAATTCGACCAGATCGGCCTGCGACGGCAACAGCAGCACGGAGAGGTTACAGCGATCCATCACATGTCGGCCGAGTGTCCGGGACTGTTCGACCAGCCAGCGAAAATGTGGATTGAGTTCCGGTGCGCCGCCGGTGATATCGACGGTCGGAATGTCGGTCTTGGCGAGGGCATGTATACATTGTTCCGCCGTTTCGAACGACATCGTCTCGGAACGATCCGGACCGGCATCCACATGGCAGTGCCGGCAAGTCTGGTTGCAGAGTTTTCCCACATTGATCTGAAAGACGGTGATGCCCGTCGCGCGAAGAGGGAACGTACCGACTTGGTCAAGGCGACAGTCAAACGGTGGGAAACCGGCCGACTGCTTGAGGAGGCGACATTGTTCTGCCGCTGAGGCGAGGGAATTCTTCCGGCCTAGCAAGGTCAGGGTCATCTAACAGCAGCCTCCCTCGGGAACGCACGTCACGGCTTCGCCGCGTACACGTTCTCCCGCTCGGTTCAGAATGGCGAAGTGCGGCTGGTACCCATCGGCTTCAAGGACCGCTACGGTCTTTGAGCAAATCTCCAGCGGCTGGCCTCGGCGATAGACGTGGTGATCGTCATCGGCCGCCTCGATGAAGGGACCTGCTAATAATGCATAATGGCCCTGCCAGGTACAGGGAGCCTCTGCCGGAAACACGGCGCTCCATCGGGCGTCATTCTGGTCGAGCTGGATCGGGTCGGCAGTGAGGATAAAGTGATCGGCGAACGGTGGGTAGCTCAGCAACAGTTCATCCTCCGGCTTGATGGGTTGCGGGATGCCGCGCTGGTACGTC contains:
- a CDS encoding radical SAM protein; protein product: MTLTLLGRKNSLASAAEQCRLLKQSAGFPPFDCRLDQVGTFPLRATGITVFQINVGKLCNQTCRHCHVDAGPDRSETMSFETAEQCIHALAKTDIPTVDITGGAPELNPHFRWLVEQSRTLGRHVMDRCNLSVLLLPSQADLVEFLAHHRVEIIASLPSYRASQTDAQRGEGVFEKSLEALRLLNRFGYGRSKTGLALNLVYNPVGAFLPPKQEAIEAQFKKELRNRYGIEFNRLYTITNMPISRFLEFLVESGNYDQYMTRLSNAFNPAAVAGVMCRHTLSVGWDGRLYDCDFNQMLELPVDHGAPSHIRDFDPVQLHHRQIVTRNHCFGCTAGSGSSCSGVVT